The following coding sequences are from one Motacilla alba alba isolate MOTALB_02 chromosome 4, Motacilla_alba_V1.0_pri, whole genome shotgun sequence window:
- the LRRC66 gene encoding leucine-rich repeat-containing protein 66, with protein sequence MDNYHLHVIAVVLYFNLPGSVGAKSQRILPAAHRRSECRWDGQFLLNCSFTRMSTVPEDASQTAVTADLSYNNIKTFVCSDGRNEEWMLKHLNLSNNLISELTLTTCTNLPNLETLDLSGNAIHTLTLEMPTPAHGSKKYSIVDRLLPALKVLSVERNNLNTVPRGLGLLQSLQTVHMSSNAIQQIDPKDFQNCSQLKDIDLRNNKITKIHPDAFRDLNKLQVVDLRENALTIPLPQILVSLNFFQLEVYLSKNAWIFNCRLNAFRQFFHFVFDSTRQKWSLSYNKSANNSQKPLLYLSSFHLNCRDNVVLKRATVPTGNTSVLTCNLDNIRGNGVSWWTPKGRISKNHSLPHMTLDKMNNLVIYNADKTAEGLYLCLFNTTKEKYLIYNIEVKEGVSAFLARKARDTNTVFRQNETEPNFALAVTLSVLITFVCAFCLGAFARPYLESLWRLMRRNKNSGSEHTYSNQAFSDETLSRESSASKPTNMQRNTFICDKNSIRNTQIFPAEASTVYENVTGSGVHSPNPKAEYQKQRNTEINMKKIPVFSKVQTSIDNNESRNVYDTGLFFVRTDYQNRNKITPNSKVRNNSDVLQSEITKATPDSPERKGVLSHNKPRHTRKFMQGRQSCEEQLYLNGNKNIPSDVGDFISPSSFRRNADIENLGIYETIDNFPKTEHDCKRIHSEEKDASADIFGDSSSAEGTPFTMSDCSSLADFEVEQPGVSNNLPVCQSPLDEANTDSGTEKFVTPPESPNITAELQQTGKNEDEKSAYFETTINYGSDTTMQERASPYTDKSSSHISVSDPDTISSSSQEIPVTFDYFTNAESAVENSISDSLHSQSTDFDNMVLKLNPFPTYDTEKTSQEDELQLSLLPTEPQHSFTFSHTEQKESTDEHIARNSPEKNHGEADINAESTVENSISDSLHSQSTDFDNMVFRLKPFPTYDTEKTSQEDELQLSLFPTEPQHSFTFSHTEQKENAPAGSTDEHIARNSPEKNHGEADITLQRNTSTSEDNGFIFAPIDTGLNEVVKKTSVLHSSQESSLQLLPEHTAEKDFMFVTQQDDLLPQEKQASADEMQGGSDEKNSDGFTELQDTSNCSLPEVTQSCSPTAVLLHLHSSGKTQSEFTTDDPFQLDQSDEDAYSFSIPQGFFNESTPYSSRSVPQKPTGNTIPESTDSSKMKDHTTLTELENHSATTVEQLQNSSENLSQKSRMNLGQDQFFVKKKRAFDGFANILQSRRTNFNS encoded by the exons ATGGATAACTATCACTTGCATGTCATAGCTGTGGTCCTTTACTTTAATCTTCCTGGATCAGTGGGAGCCAAGTCACAGCGGATCCTTCCTGCTGCACATCGCCGTTCAGAGTGCCGGTGGGATGGGCAGTTCTTACTGAATTGCTCTTTTACCAGAATGTCTACTGTTCCAGAAGATGCATCACAAACAGCAGTAACAGCTGATTTGAGTTACAATAATATTAAAACTTTTGTGTGCTCTGATGGAAGAAATGAAGAGTGGATGCTAAAACACCTGAACCTCAGTAACAACCTGATTTCTGAACTCACCTTAACTACTTGTACAAATTTACCCAATTTAGAAACTCTAGACCTCAGTGGTAATGCCATCCACACCCTCACACTGGAAATGCCTACACCTGCACATGGGTCTAAAAAGTACAGCATTGTTGATCGTCTCCTGCCTGCTTTGAAAGTATTGTCAGTTGAAAGAAATAATCTTAATACAGTTCCAAGAG GGCTAGGCCTTCTGCAGTCTTTACAAACTGTCCATATGTCATCCAATGCCATACAACAGATTGACCCAAAGGATTTTCAAAACTGTTCACAGCTGAAGGACATTGACCTGCGAAACAACAAGATAACTAAAATTCATCCAGATGCCTTCAGAGACCTCAACAAATTACAG GTCGTGGATCTCCGTGAAAATGCTCTGACAATCCCTCTACCACAGATACTAGTCAGTTTGAACTTTTTTCAACTTGAAGTGTATTTGTCAAAGAATGCCTGGATATTTAACTGCAGGCTAAATGCTTTTAGACAgttctttcattttgtctttgaCTCCACAAGGCAGAAATGGAGCCTTTCATACAATAAGTCTGCCAACAACTCCCAGAAACCTCTGCTGTATCTTTCAAGTTTCCATTTAAACTGCAGGGACAATGTTGTGCTCAAAAGGGCCACAGTCCCAACAGGGAACACATCAGTGCTGACCTGTAACTTGGACAACATAAGGG gcAATGGAGTCTCTTGGTGGACACCTAAGGGCAGAATTTCAAAAAATCACAGTCTTCCTCATATGACACTGgataaaatgaataatttagtGATATACAATGCTGATAAAACCGCTGAAGGATTATATTTGTGTCTTTTTAAtacaacaaaagagaaatatctCATTTACAATATAGAGGTGAAAGAAGGAGTCTCAGCATTTTTGGCTAGAAAAGCCAGGGACACTAACACTGTTTTTAGACAGAACGAAACAGAGCCAAACTTTGCACTGGCTGTCACTCTCTCTGTGCTCATTAcatttgtttgtgctttttgtcTGGGTGCTTTTGCTAGACCCTACCTGGAGAGCCTGTGGAGACTCATGCGCAGGAACAAAAATTCAGGTTCAGAACACACCTATTCTAATCAAGCTTTTTCAGATGAAACCTTGAGCAGAGAGTCTTCTGCAAGCAAGCCAACAAATATGCAACGTAATACGTTCATTTGCGATAAGAATTCTATAAGaaacacacagatttttcctgcagaagctTCTACTGTGTATGAAAATGTTACTGGCAGTGGTGTACATTCACCAAATCCCAAAGCAGAGTaccagaaacaaagaaatactgAGATCAACATGAAGAAAATACCAGTGTTTTCAAAAGTCCAAACTAGTATTGACAATAATGAAAGCAGGAATGTTTATGATACTGGGCTATTTTTCGTAAGGACGGATTAccagaacagaaacaaaataacacCAAACAGCAAAGTAAGAAACAACTCTGATGTGCTGCAGTCTGAGATCACAAAAGCTACACCAGATTCTCCAGAAAGAAAAGGTGTTCTTTCACATAATAAACCTAGGCACACTAGAAAATTTATGCAGGGAAGGCAAAGCTGTGAAGAACAACTTTATCTAAATGGCAACAAAAATATACCTAGTGACGTTGGAGATTTTATTTCACCCAGTAGcttcagaagaaatgcagatATTGAGAATTTAGGCATCTATGAAACAATAGACAACTTTCCCAAGACAGAGCATGACTGTAAAAGGAtacattcagaagaaaaagatgctTCAGCTGATATATTTGGTGACAGTTCTTCAGCTGAAGGGACTCCATTCACAATGAGTGACTGCAGCTCTTTAGCAGACTTTGAAGTGGAACAACCTGGTGTTAGCAACAACCTGCCAGTCTGTCAGTCACCACTAGATGAAGCCAACACAGACAGTGGGACTGAGAAGTTCGTAACACCACCAGAGTCTCCAAACATTACTGCTGAACTTCAGCAGACTGGGAAAAATGAAGATGAGAAGAGTGCCTATTTTGAAACCACTATTAATTATGGATCAGATACCACCATGCAGGAAAGAGCATCCCCTTACACTGATAAAAGCAGTAGCCACATAAGTGTGTCAGATCCAGATACAATTAGTTCTTCAAGTCAAGAAATTCCCGTTACATTTGATTATTTTACTAATGCAGAGTCAGCAGTAGAAAACTCTATTTCTGATTCTCTCCACAGTCAAAGTACAGATTTTGATAACATGGTACTTAAGTTAAACCCTTTTCCCACATATGACACAGAGAAAACTTCTCAAGAGGATGAACTGcagctttctcttcttcccacaGAACCACAGCATTCCTTCACCTTCAGtcacacagaacaaaaagaaagcacagatgAGCACATAGCCAGGAACTCCCCTGAAAAGAATCATGGTGAAGCAGACATTAATGCAGAGTCAACAGTAGAAAACTCTATTTCTGATTCTCTCCACAGTCAAAGTACAGATTTTGATAACATGGTATTTAGGTTAAAACCTTTTCCCACGTATGACACAGAGAAAACTTCTCAAGAGGATGAACTGCAGCTTTCTCTGTTTCCCACAGAACCACAGCATTCCTTCACCTTCAGtcacacagaacaaaaagaaaatgcgCCAGCAGGAAGTACAGATGAGCACATAGCCAGGAACTCCCCTGAAAAGAATCATGGTGAAGCAGACATTACATTACAAAGAAACACAAGTACATCTGAGGACAATGGCTTTATTTTTGCTCCCATTGATACTGGTTTGAATGAAGTTGTAAAAAAAACATCAGTGCTGCATTCCAGCCAAGAATCATCTCTTCAACTGCTGCCTGAGCACACAGCTGAAAAAGATTTCATGTTTGTTACCCAGCAAGATGACTTGCTACCACAGGAGAAGCAGGCTTCTGCAGATGAAATGCAAGGAGGTTCTGATGAGAAAAATTCTGATGGATTCACAGAATTACAGGATACCAGCAATTGCAGTCTGCCTGAAGTAACACAGTCCTGTAGTCCTACAGCAGTTCTGCTGCATCTTCATAGTTCTGGGAAAACACAGTCAGAATTCACAACAGATGATCCCTTCCAACTGGATCAGAGTGATGAGGATGCATATTCCTTCTCAATCCCACAAGGTTTCTTCAATGAAAGCACACCATACAGTTCACGTTCCGTCCCACAAAAGCCTACAGGAAATACAATCCCTGAAAGCACTGATTCCAGCAAGATGAAGGATCACACTACTTTGACAGAACTGGAGAACCACTCTGCAACAACTGTAGAACAACTGCAAAATTCCAGTGAAAATCTCAGCCAAAAAAGTCGGATGAATTTGGGACAGGACCAGTTTTTTGTTAAGAAGAAAAGAGCATTTGATGGATTTGCTAATATTTTGCAAAGTAGGAGAACAAACTTCAATAGTTGA
- the SGCB gene encoding beta-sarcoglycan: protein MAAAAPEQQSSNGPVKKSMREKAVERRNVNKEHNSNFKAGYIPIDEDRLHKTGLRGRKGNLAICVIVVLFILAVVNLIITLVIWAVIRIGPNGCDSMEFHESGLLRFKQVSDMGVIHPLYKSTVGGRRNEDLVITGNNQPIVFQQGTTKLSVEKDKTSITSDIGMEFVDPRTQNTLFSTDYETHEFHLPNGVKILNVQKASTERITSNATSDLNIKVDGRAIVRGNEGVFITGKTIEFRMGGNMELKAENSIILNGTVMVSPSRLPSSSHGEQFNNGNWLRFKLCMCADGTLFKVQVSGHNMGCQTSVNPCGATH, encoded by the exons CAAAGCTCTAACGGCCCGGTGAAGAAGTCTATGCGAGAGAAGGCTGTGGAACGCAGGAATGTTAATAAGGAGCACAACAGCAACTTCAAAGCAGGATACATTCCAATTGATGAAGACCGTCTCCACAAGACAGGGTTACGTGGCAGGAAAGGCAACTTGGCCATATGTGTGAttgttgttctttttattttggccGTCGTCAATCTGATT atTACCCTGGTTATCTGGGCAGTGATAAGAATTGGTCCCAATGGTTGTGACAGTATGGAATTCCATGAGAGTGGCTTGCTGCGGTTTAAGCAGGTGTCTGACATGGGTGTTATACATCCCTTATACAAAAGCACTGTAGGAGGGAGACGGAACGAAGACTTGGTGATCACTGGGAATAATCAGCCT ATTGTATTTCAGCAAGGAACAACCAAGCTTAGCGTGGAAAAAGACAAGACTTCTATCACCAGCGATATTGGCATGGAATTTGTTGACCCACGAACACAAAATACTTTGTTCAGCACCGACTATGAAACTCATGAGTTTCATCTGCCAAATGGAGTTAAAATCTTGAATGTACAAAAGGCCTCTACAGAGAGG ATTACCAGCAATGCAACCAGTGATCTAAACATAAAGGTTGATGGTCGTGCCATTGTCCGAGGAAATGAGGGCGTTTTCATCACAGGCAAGACAATTGAGTTTCGAATGGGTGGAAACATGGAACTTAAAGCA GAAAACAGCATCATCCTGAACGGAACTGTGATGGTCAGCCCGTCCCGACTGCCGAGTTCTTCCCACGGGGAGCAGTTCAATAACGGCAACTGGCTGCGCTTCAAGCTGTGCATGTGTGCGGACGGCACGCTGTTCAAGGTCCAGGTCAGCGGGCACAACATGGGCTGCCAGACCTCGGTCAACCCGTGCGGAGCCAcgcactga